In Microbacterium galbinum, a single window of DNA contains:
- a CDS encoding flagellar hook protein FlgE — protein MLRSLYSGISGLRSHQTMLDVTGNNIANVNTAGFKGSSVVFQDSLSQLIGNAGIPDDQVGGRNPAQVGLGVQVAGVRTNFAQGSAQATGRGGDLMISGDGFFAVRAGGETLYTRAGGFSFDPTGKMVTADGAIVQGWSAQNGVVNTGQAVGNIVLPLDAVSPARATTGATVTGNLPSTAAAGDEVVRDVTVFDAQGTPTTLSLTFTRTAAGWDVSEPVSGATGALAFTDGKQTGPGLTLTAGAVTVDLTAVTGYASLSTVAVTDQNGAAAGTLKSYSITGDGSIVGTFSNGATQTLGKIAMATFANPEGLEKAGGSSYRLSVNSGPAQIGEAGQAGFGSLVSGALEMSNVDLSQEFTNLIVAQRGFQANARIITTSDEVLQELTQLKR, from the coding sequence ATGCTCCGCTCGCTCTACTCCGGCATCTCCGGACTCCGCTCGCACCAGACCATGCTCGACGTGACCGGAAACAACATCGCCAACGTCAACACCGCGGGCTTCAAGGGCTCGTCCGTGGTCTTCCAGGACTCCCTCTCGCAGCTCATCGGCAACGCCGGCATCCCCGACGACCAGGTCGGCGGGCGCAACCCCGCGCAGGTCGGTCTCGGGGTGCAGGTCGCGGGCGTGCGCACCAACTTCGCCCAGGGTTCCGCACAGGCCACCGGGCGCGGCGGCGACCTCATGATCTCGGGCGACGGCTTCTTCGCCGTGCGCGCGGGCGGCGAGACGCTGTACACCCGTGCGGGAGGATTCTCGTTCGACCCGACCGGCAAGATGGTCACCGCGGACGGGGCGATCGTGCAGGGCTGGTCGGCGCAGAACGGCGTCGTCAACACCGGCCAGGCCGTCGGCAACATCGTGCTGCCCCTCGATGCCGTGTCGCCCGCTCGCGCCACGACCGGAGCGACGGTCACCGGGAACCTGCCCTCGACCGCCGCCGCCGGTGACGAGGTCGTGCGCGACGTCACGGTCTTCGACGCCCAGGGCACGCCGACCACGCTGAGCCTCACGTTCACCCGCACGGCCGCGGGCTGGGACGTCTCCGAGCCCGTGAGCGGCGCGACGGGCGCCCTCGCGTTCACGGACGGCAAGCAGACGGGCCCGGGGCTCACCCTCACCGCGGGCGCCGTGACCGTCGACCTCACCGCGGTCACCGGGTACGCGAGCCTGTCGACGGTCGCCGTCACCGATCAGAACGGCGCAGCAGCCGGCACGCTCAAGTCGTACAGCATCACGGGCGACGGATCGATCGTCGGCACGTTCAGCAACGGCGCGACCCAGACCCTCGGCAAGATCGCGATGGCGACGTTCGCCAACCCTGAGGGGCTCGAGAAGGCCGGCGGATCGTCGTACCGCCTGTCGGTCAACTCGGGCCCCGCGCAGATCGGCGAGGCGGGCCAGGCCGGATTCGGCAGCCTCGTCTCCGGCGCGCTCGAGATGAGCAATGTGGATCTCTCGCAGGAGTTCACGAACCTGATCGTCGCGCAGCGCGGCTTCCAGGCGAACGCCCGCATCATCACCACGAGCGACGAGGTGCTGCAGGAGCTCACCCAGCTCAAGCGCTGA
- a CDS encoding flagellar FlbD family protein: MIIVTRLDRTRFAVNPDLIERVYSSPDTTLHMIDGGVYVVEESLDTVVELIVAYRARVLDAAQALGRKSGD; the protein is encoded by the coding sequence ATGATCATCGTCACCCGCCTCGACCGCACACGGTTCGCGGTGAACCCCGATCTCATCGAGCGCGTGTACTCGTCGCCCGACACGACCCTGCACATGATCGACGGCGGGGTGTACGTGGTCGAGGAGAGCCTCGACACGGTCGTCGAGCTGATCGTCGCCTATCGTGCCCGCGTGCTCGACGCCGCCCAGGCGCTCGGCCGGAAGTCGGGGGACTGA
- a CDS encoding motility protein A — translation MDPAFLIGVVLAFGALVAMITMEGASFEALLIPAPMILVLGSTIGVGIASHTLRDTRLAVQSLGRMVRGPRSTPEAVIPFLVGYAEKARGDGLLALEQELDSAPDQFTRQALQALADGTDADDLRLMMDDEITAASSRTRIAAKFFSSLGGYAPTIGIVGTVVSLTHVLEKLDEPDHLGPMIAAAFVATLWGLLSANFIWNPIAGRLNRIGAVELERMMIVSEGMLAIQAGSAPHLLQERLEALSTVKPKRRAPKATKGAEAQGSEEVL, via the coding sequence GTGGATCCCGCATTCCTCATCGGCGTCGTCCTCGCGTTCGGCGCTCTCGTCGCGATGATCACCATGGAGGGCGCGAGCTTCGAGGCGCTGCTCATCCCGGCACCGATGATCCTCGTGCTGGGCTCGACGATCGGCGTGGGCATCGCCAGCCACACGCTGCGCGACACGCGCCTGGCCGTGCAGAGCCTGGGCCGGATGGTGCGCGGGCCCCGCTCAACGCCCGAAGCCGTGATCCCGTTCCTCGTCGGCTACGCCGAGAAGGCCCGCGGCGACGGCCTGCTGGCCCTCGAGCAGGAGCTCGATTCGGCTCCCGACCAGTTCACCCGGCAGGCGCTCCAGGCACTCGCCGACGGGACGGATGCCGACGACCTGCGCCTCATGATGGACGACGAGATCACGGCTGCCTCGTCGCGGACGCGGATCGCCGCGAAGTTCTTCTCGTCGCTCGGCGGCTACGCGCCCACGATCGGCATCGTCGGCACGGTGGTGTCGCTGACCCACGTGCTCGAGAAGCTCGACGAGCCCGACCACCTGGGTCCGATGATCGCGGCGGCGTTCGTCGCGACGCTGTGGGGGCTCCTCTCGGCCAACTTCATCTGGAACCCGATCGCCGGGCGCCTGAACCGCATCGGGGCCGTCGAGCTCGAGCGCATGATGATCGTCAGCGAGGGGATGCTCGCCATCCAGGCCGGCAGCGCGCCGCATCTGCTGCAGGAGCGCCTCGAGGCGCTGTCGACCGTCAAGCCGAAGCGACGGGCTCCGAAGGCGACGAAGGGCGCGGAGGCGCAGGGCTCGGAGGAGGTCCTGTGA
- a CDS encoding OmpA/MotB family protein — protein MSTARRAGGRGHEDESHDEPDERWAVSYADMVTVLMCLFIVLFAVSNVDKTKFELLANSLATGFGQEETTTGGADISEGLVIPPEMLDEEGEPDLTQRAAAEYESLEELRERMRASLAAQGLQDTVEFVIDDRGLKVGLVGAETFFGDNSTDLSAKADAVLDAIGDVLTTVDNQVSVEGHADRRLSAAPFPTNWELSGGRATQVARFLVEHELVGGARVKATAFSDTRPLVEGDSPEALASNRRVDIVVESTEEDQVRALLPALADAAGKG, from the coding sequence GTGAGCACGGCCCGCCGCGCGGGCGGGCGCGGCCACGAGGACGAATCGCACGACGAGCCGGACGAGCGCTGGGCCGTGTCGTACGCCGACATGGTCACGGTGCTGATGTGCCTGTTCATCGTGCTGTTCGCCGTCTCGAACGTCGACAAGACCAAGTTCGAGCTGCTGGCGAACAGCCTCGCGACCGGCTTCGGGCAGGAGGAGACGACCACGGGCGGTGCCGACATCTCCGAGGGGCTGGTGATCCCGCCGGAGATGCTCGACGAGGAGGGCGAGCCCGACCTCACCCAGCGCGCTGCGGCGGAGTACGAGTCGCTCGAGGAACTGCGGGAGCGCATGCGGGCCTCGCTCGCCGCCCAGGGGCTGCAGGACACGGTCGAGTTCGTGATCGACGACCGGGGGCTCAAGGTCGGTCTGGTCGGCGCGGAGACGTTCTTCGGCGACAACAGCACGGATCTCTCGGCCAAGGCCGACGCCGTGCTCGACGCGATCGGCGACGTGCTGACGACCGTCGACAATCAGGTGAGCGTCGAGGGGCATGCCGATCGGCGTCTCTCGGCCGCGCCCTTCCCGACGAACTGGGAGCTGTCGGGAGGTCGCGCCACGCAGGTGGCGCGCTTCCTGGTCGAGCACGAACTCGTCGGCGGTGCGCGGGTGAAGGCGACCGCGTTCTCCGACACGCGTCCGCTCGTCGAGGGCGACAGCCCGGAGGCGCTCGCGAGCAACCGACGGGTCGACATCGTCGTCGAGTCCACCGAGGAAGACCAGGTGCGGGCGTTGCTCCCCGCACTCGCCGACGCGGCCGGGAAGGGCTGA
- a CDS encoding flagellar motor switch protein FliM: MSTISEETAMTAHAVPDDPAGRHPAYDFGRPAQLGRDSIRRLEASFESFARLWSSQLTAKIRVRTHLTLDDVELVSYEEYAQTLPSTTAMVAGAFADRDEPCVVQFGLDSALLWVVQMMGGRSTSLPDARTFTPIELALVRNLMEGTFEHLSASLGPLLPGEPVFGGVHYNPQYLQVISASAAVIVARYTMRLGDTRTVASIMLPASAVVDHLAEAGADAAATRGAGHTRDQVHSTPLEITLRLAPITIGAGEVLDLAPGDLLRLPHPETMPYELMAGDTPIARATPGSRGSRLACTITTTHEENH; this comes from the coding sequence GTGTCCACCATCTCCGAGGAGACCGCCATGACCGCGCACGCCGTGCCGGACGACCCCGCCGGGCGCCATCCGGCGTACGACTTCGGTCGCCCCGCGCAGCTCGGGCGCGACAGCATCCGCCGGCTGGAGGCGTCGTTCGAGTCCTTCGCCCGCCTGTGGTCGTCGCAGCTGACCGCGAAGATCCGCGTGCGCACGCACCTCACCCTCGACGACGTCGAACTCGTGTCGTACGAGGAGTACGCGCAGACGCTGCCGAGCACCACGGCCATGGTCGCCGGCGCCTTCGCCGATCGCGACGAGCCGTGCGTCGTGCAGTTCGGGCTCGACAGCGCGCTGCTCTGGGTCGTGCAGATGATGGGAGGGCGCAGCACCTCCCTCCCGGATGCCCGCACGTTCACGCCGATCGAGCTCGCCCTGGTGCGCAACCTCATGGAGGGCACGTTCGAGCACCTGTCCGCGAGCCTCGGTCCGCTGCTTCCCGGCGAGCCCGTCTTCGGCGGTGTGCACTACAACCCGCAGTACCTCCAGGTCATCTCGGCGTCGGCCGCCGTGATCGTCGCCCGATACACGATGCGCCTGGGCGACACACGCACGGTCGCCTCGATCATGCTGCCGGCCTCCGCGGTCGTCGACCATCTCGCCGAGGCGGGGGCGGATGCCGCGGCGACGCGCGGCGCGGGTCATACGCGCGACCAGGTGCACAGCACTCCGCTCGAGATCACGCTGCGTCTCGCTCCGATCACGATCGGAGCGGGGGAGGTGCTCGACCTCGCCCCGGGCGATCTGCTGCGCCTGCCCCACCCCGAGACGATGCCCTACGAACTGATGGCGGGCGACACACCAATAGCGCGCGCGACGCCCGGCAGCCGCGGATCGCGCCTCGCCTGCACGATCACGACCACCCACGAGGAGAACCACTGA
- a CDS encoding FliM/FliN family flagellar motor switch protein, whose amino-acid sequence MSTFHETAIAAAIAGKLPFGFPVIPTPSTDPGAVGEAIAVTFTGTPGARLAIQVIDPAQLEDGSKKADLADRLHPIFEAASIVLGPGALGSGETVAATEVFAAPGTQVFDLVDSTGAIAARASVRIDGDRTGSGSTGPQRINRIAGVEMELVVEIGRTRMPVRDVLALEPGNVVELDRAAGSPADIKLNGRLIGHGTVVVADGDFAIRVERILDGAESV is encoded by the coding sequence ATGAGCACCTTCCACGAGACCGCCATCGCCGCGGCGATCGCCGGCAAGCTGCCGTTCGGCTTCCCCGTCATCCCGACGCCGTCGACCGACCCCGGCGCGGTGGGAGAGGCGATCGCCGTGACCTTCACCGGCACACCGGGGGCACGGCTCGCCATCCAGGTCATCGATCCCGCGCAGCTGGAGGACGGATCGAAGAAGGCCGATCTCGCCGACCGGCTGCATCCGATCTTCGAGGCGGCGTCGATCGTGCTCGGGCCCGGGGCTCTCGGCTCCGGGGAGACCGTCGCGGCGACCGAGGTGTTCGCCGCTCCGGGTACGCAGGTGTTCGACCTGGTCGATTCGACCGGTGCGATCGCCGCGCGCGCCTCGGTGCGCATCGACGGCGACCGTACGGGCTCGGGCTCCACGGGACCGCAGCGCATCAATCGCATCGCCGGCGTCGAGATGGAGCTCGTGGTCGAGATCGGCCGCACGCGGATGCCGGTGCGCGACGTCCTCGCGCTCGAGCCGGGCAACGTGGTCGAGCTCGACCGTGCCGCGGGCTCTCCCGCCGACATCAAGCTCAACGGGCGTCTGATCGGTCATGGCACCGTGGT